In Runella sp. SP2, the genomic window AACCGTACGTTTGGCCCTTCCCAAGGCGGCACTACCCTGCTTTGGCCCGAAGTCTATGCTAAACTTAAATGGAAACAGATAGAGCTTTCGGCAGGCCGACAACGCGAGGTCATCGGTTTAGGCGACAGCACGCTTTCTTCGGGTTTTTATGCGTGGTCGGGTAATGCCATGCCTTTTCCCAAAATTCAACTTCAAACGCACGGATTCATTTCACTGGGATTCCTGAAACATATTCTGGCTTTTCAGGGAGCATACGCCCACGGCTGGTTTACGGCCTCTTACATTAATCAAGCGTATTTTCACCAAAAACAATTCTACGTTAGATTTGGCAAACCGCATTGGCCTCTTCGACTCTATGCAGGCATGAACCACCAAGTACAGTGGGGCGGTCATGCCGATTACCTAAACAACTCGCCTGCCGCCGTCAACGGTGCACTTCCTAGTACCTTCCAAGACTACCTTTCATTGATCACAGGGCGTTATCCTGATGACTATTCCAACGATCGCTTCAATTCTTTCGACGGGGCCAATCGCATTGGAAATCACCTCGGCAGCTATGACCTTGGCATTGAATGGAAAACTACGAACTTTCAACTCTTTCTTTACCACCAACACCCCTACGAAGATGCCTCTGGGCTCGCGTTACAGAATAGACCTGACGGACTGACGGGACTACGCTGGCTACGCAAAAGTTCGAGCACACATCCGCTTTTTCTCAAACATATTGTACTTGAATACCTCACTACCACTAACCAAAGTGGCGAACAATACAGCACAACGTCGAAATACCAAGGCGCTGACAATTACTTTAATCATGGCCAATACTTAGAAGGCTGGTCGTACAACGGTTTCACCCTAGGGACGCCATTTATCGCCCCTCGGGCAACAATTCAGCCTAATAATTCGGTTTTGACCCCTGGATATTTTTTCCCTAATAACCGTTTGCGCGTGGGCTACATTGGCACTGAATGGCAATACAAACAGCAACTTACGGTGCGTTCTCGGTTTTCGTATAGCCAAAATTTGGGTGCTTATGGCTGGGTAAATCCGCGTACTTTTCATCAGTTTTCGGGTTTGGTTTCGGCCCAAATACGCCTGAATCGTTGGTCAAAAACTTCCCTCAAAGGTTCGTTGGCATACGACCAAGGGGAATTGTTTGTGCCTAATTTTGGGGGATATTTTGGGATTTGTAAGTCGTGGTAAAGTAGAAATAAGGTAAATTGCGCACTCATAACCAAATCTACCTTTTACTTTAACCACACGTATTCGCCCATGCGCTTAAAACTGCTCAATTTCGTTGTGATTTTCACAG contains:
- a CDS encoding capsule assembly Wzi family protein, which gives rise to MRLLYLLIFIFLGIGAQLRAQLYKPFNQFSYDLEAGTAFATETHTPFWLRSNQYGMVPQTNPFVTLRVNPHRDYRTDSTRRSAFDWAAGAFFVTNRTFGPSQGGTTLLWPEVYAKLKWKQIELSAGRQREVIGLGDSTLSSGFYAWSGNAMPFPKIQLQTHGFISLGFLKHILAFQGAYAHGWFTASYINQAYFHQKQFYVRFGKPHWPLRLYAGMNHQVQWGGHADYLNNSPAAVNGALPSTFQDYLSLITGRYPDDYSNDRFNSFDGANRIGNHLGSYDLGIEWKTTNFQLFLYHQHPYEDASGLALQNRPDGLTGLRWLRKSSSTHPLFLKHIVLEYLTTTNQSGEQYSTTSKYQGADNYFNHGQYLEGWSYNGFTLGTPFIAPRATIQPNNSVLTPGYFFPNNRLRVGYIGTEWQYKQQLTVRSRFSYSQNLGAYGWVNPRTFHQFSGLVSAQIRLNRWSKTSLKGSLAYDQGELFVPNFGGYFGICKSW